The following nucleotide sequence is from Juglans microcarpa x Juglans regia isolate MS1-56 chromosome 6D, Jm3101_v1.0, whole genome shotgun sequence.
CCCTGCGCTACGATTCGATTCCCTTTCGTTGCTTGCTTATTTCCAGGTTGTGTTATTCCTTCGAAATCCCTTTCAGACTATCGTCCTACTCCTGCTTTCAGGACCCATTAATCTCTTTTCATGGGTACGGTAACGGTTACACTAACTGTAGCTGTGTCTTTGATTGAGCGGGTATATTCTATCTCTGTAACTCTACATGTGGATCTaacgattttctttttctttttaatcagATTCGATTTTTTGAGACACGCGGCCAGATTCTTGGTATTTATTAGGTTCCGATTGTTTTTGCTCTTATTTGGTTGGATTCTCTCAGACACGGTGAAAATCCGCTCCAGTAAGTTTCCTGGTTTTATTCAAGTAGTTTGCGTCCCTTTATATTTGTTATGGGTTCTGTTCTGTTTGAAAAACACGTTTAATTGCAAATGTAATGAATTTGTCCAACTTCTTTTCGTTTCAAAGATAATCCATCAAAACCAATTCCAGACAGAGAAGTGCTAATAGTTGCCATTTCTTGCGTGTCATTCTGGATTGATTTGAAAACAATATGAATTCACATTAGATGACAGTGACATGTAACCGCATAAACTGAAACTTCATCATATTTAATGCAAACAAAGAATTGGTCCGCTAGTAGAAGCTGTCAGATTTCGTTTTAGCGTGTACGAATTTGTtggtgtgtttttttatttcggTGAGATCATGGATGCGTAGTTAGAAGCACAGAGATCTTTAAttactgtataatttttatctgTATCAGGAAGCCTGTTATAATCAGGCATCCATGGTGAAAAATTGATCTTGCATCTAATATCACTGTACCGACGTGGAGAAACAAAATTGGGATTCTCTTTTTGATATCGTTCAAGCATCCCAGGAATCTGGAATTGTACTTATGTTTAAGATCTTATTTTATCTGCAAACGTCCTGTTTTGcactcttccttcttttttctttattttcaatctGATATTTTACTCGAAGCTTGGAAAACTATCCCAACTGGTATGTGTATTTACGTATCAAAAAAGGGGATTTGAATTCGAAAGGATATGTTGTGGTTTCGTTGGTTAGTCACATGGGCATCCTCAGAACTTTAAAGAGCAAAGTAGTTTTTGCATATGCTTTAATCAATTGCATTAGTTTGGGTaaataacaagaaaatgaaTGCAGCATAATGTTTCATTCCCTGCACTAGTTGGTCTGTAAATTAGGATGATTATTATGTATGGGTTCTAAATTCTACTTTCCTTCAACACCACAGCTAAATGTAAAAACTGTAGCTTTCATAACATTTGTCTTTGATGGCTAGAAATGAGGGATTCTAATTCATTCTAACAGAAGAATTAGGTATAGGGAAGTATgtcaagcatatatatatatatatatatagggaagtATGTCAAAAGGGATTTCCATGAATAGGGAAGTATGTCaagcatgtgtgtgtgtgtgcgcgtgcgCGCGCACAACGACATGCAATACCATGTTTTAATGCATTGGTCTCTAGGCAATGGCAATGGAGAGAAAATACTTGACAATGGATAGATACTATACACACTCCCATTtccttctctccattttctgtTCCCATCCTCTCTCTTCTATCAAACAGACCTAAACAACTTGTTAATATATTTAAGCTATTACAAGTATGAATTTCTGCAACtaatattctatcatattttttgttcttgatttgaaaagtttgagGGCCCCTTGTTTAGATTATTTttccttaaagatattaaaaaccATCAAGTCCAATACTGATGATATTACACATGCTTCAGCCAGATATTAGGCTTTAAATATTCCAACTCACATGTCCTGTAAAATTGTAAACAAGCCGCCCAACTGAGTATTGGGCTGTTCAATCTTTTTGTATTTAGGATGGGGCCAGCTCAAGATATATTTGAGCTGCAGAATTTTCACTTAAGGTCAATTCTACATATTCCATCTTCTTTTATGTGCCTAACAGAACTCGTATGTCTCTGACATTTGTTGTTACAAGCTCAACACTCTGGAACTCCAATTCTTTTCCATACACACTGACATTGTGATACCACATCAATGTGAACCTTAACCAGGCAGGTTGAGCAATCGTGattgaattttgaattgttaAGAGTAGGGAATGAACTTGGTTATGATTGCTAGCTTGTTTCTGTCAGGCTGTATAAAAATTTCAGTGGATTCAATCATGTACTAGGCTCATTCTTCATTTTGCATTAGattattttgaaagtttaaCAAAATTTGTCTGTTGAGTATGTTTTAGCTGACAGTTGAAAAAGCTCAGTTGAGTGAGCATACTAACTCtctgggaaaatgagatggtttttcaatttatttgtgTGGGTTCATggatttatattatttctccttataattttcaacacattcaaaatttattttacttataaaaaaaaaaaaaaaaaaattcaacacaTTCAAAATGTTACCTCACAGGCAGCGTACTAGAGGGCGTTATTTAGGTTTATTTGCTGTTGGAAAGCATAGGATCTGTTGCAGGTGATTTTTGTGGAGTTGTCCTAGACCTGGCTTCAAGCAAAGGCCAGTTCAACAGTTAGTGTTGTTTCTTCTTAATGTTAGGAAATTTCTCGGACAAACTAGTAGTTTTTTAGTAGTTTAAGATAACACTTTCAATAGAGATCAGTTTTTGAGGTTTATGTTATCTGTTAGATTCCTTATTCCTTCTATATGTCcctataagaatatttttttccaacagTGATTCCTTTTTTGCAATATTTCATCTGCTAATGCAGAACCAATACACCCATTCCTACTCGTTTCATCTTGTTgcattatcttttatttttgaatggATGCAAATGGAAAACTGTACTCATTTTCTGTCACAAGCACTAAGCTCTAAGTAGAAATATTCTCCAGCACTGTTTGTTACATTCATAAAAGTTCCTCTTTTATTATATGCTAGATATGCTTTTTTTATTCCCAATATTTATTCTTGTGTGCATTTGCAACTGTTCCCTTGTAAAATAGAAATTTGCAGATGGGGGATGTCGCAAAGGATTTGGCTGCTGGGACTGTTGGAGGAGCAGCACAATTGATTGTCGGACATCCCTTTGACACCATTAAGGTCAAGCTCCAGAGCCAGCCTGCTCCACTTCCAGGCCAAACTCTCAAGTATGCAGGTGCAATGGATGCTGTCAGGCAAACAGTAGCTGCTGAAGGCCCTAGAGGTTTGTACAAGGGTATGGGGGCTCCACTGGCCACTGTGGCTGCCTTCAACGCTGTCCTCTTCAGTGTGAGGGGACAAATGGAGGCATTATTGCGATCTCAACCAGGTGCTCCCCTTACGGTTAATCAGCAAATTGTCTGTGGGGCAGGGGCTGGAGTTGCCGTTTCTGTTTTAGCTTGCCCTACTGAATTGATCAAGTGCAGGTCAGTACAACAGTCATTACTTTCTCTATCCTTGTATCGTGTGATCTGATTTTGAAGTCCCTGAGAGTGAACTTAGATATCTTTTAATTCTATGGGAGAATTTTCAAAACCTTCAACCTTACTTGTTATTGGATATATTGTAAAGAACAGGTTGCAAGCCCAGAGTGCATTGGCAGATTCCAGTTCAGCCAGTGTGGCAGTGAAGTATGGAGGGCCAATGGATGTAGCCAGGCACGTTCTCAGATCAGAAGGTGGTGTAAGGGGTCTCTTCAAAGGATTAGTTCCTACCATGGCACGTGAGGTTCCCGGAAATGCTGCTATGTTTGGTGTCTATGAAGCTCTGAAGCAGTTTTTTGCTGGTGGTCAAGACACTTCTAAATTGGGAAGAGGCTCTTTGATTGTGGCTGGAGGTCTAGCTG
It contains:
- the LOC121235000 gene encoding mitochondrial carnitine/acylcarnitine carrier-like protein; this encodes MGDVAKDLAAGTVGGAAQLIVGHPFDTIKVKLQSQPAPLPGQTLKYAGAMDAVRQTVAAEGPRGLYKGMGAPLATVAAFNAVLFSVRGQMEALLRSQPGAPLTVNQQIVCGAGAGVAVSVLACPTELIKCRLQAQSALADSSSASVAVKYGGPMDVARHVLRSEGGVRGLFKGLVPTMAREVPGNAAMFGVYEALKQFFAGGQDTSKLGRGSLIVAGGLAGASFWVSVYPTDVVKSVIQVDDYKNPKFSGSIDAFRKIMASEGVKGLYKGFGPAMARSVPANAACFLAYEVTKSSLG